The following coding sequences are from one Maniola hyperantus chromosome 7, iAphHyp1.2, whole genome shotgun sequence window:
- the LOC117984017 gene encoding GMP reductase 1-like has product MPNIINEVKLDFKDVLLRPKRSTLKSRNDVDLFREITFRNSGQTYRGVPVMASNMDTVGTFEMAKELSKHGLFTCIHKYYSIEDWKKFAEENPDCLQQMAASSGTGEADFDRLSEILISVKDLKFICLDVANGYSQHFVEYLRKVRAAFPSHTIIAGNVVTGEMVEELILSGADIIKVGIGPGSVCTTRIKTGVGYPQLSAVIECADAAHGLKGHIISDGGCTCPGDVAKAFGAGADFVMAGGMFAGHDQCGGEVVTKPDGKKVKLFYGMSSSTAMMKHSGKVADYRSSEGKTVEVAYKGDVDATVRDILGGLRSACTYVGAARLRELPRRATFIRCCRQANDVFS; this is encoded by the exons GTGGACCTGTTCCGAGAAATCACATTCCGCAACTCCGGGCAGACGTACCGGGGAGTCCCCGTCATGGCGAGCAACATGGACACCGTGGGGACTTTCGAAATGGCCAAAGAGCTGTCTAAG CACGGGTTGTTCACATGCATACACAAGTACTACAGTATAGAAGATTGGAAGAAGTTTGCAGAGGAGAATCCTGATTGCTTACAACAAATGG CCGCCAGTTCAGGCACCGGCGAAGCAGACTTCGACCGTCTGTCGGAGATCCTCATCAGCGTCAAGGACCTCAAGTTCATCTGCCTAGACGTCGCCAACGGGTACTCGCAACATTTCGTTGAGTATCTCAGGAAAGTGCGGGCTGCATTCCCTTCACATACCATTATT GCCGGTAATGTGGTGACGGGAGAAATGGTAGAAGAGTTAATATTATCAGGAGCTGATATTATTAAG GTGGGAATAGGTCCAGGGTCGGTATGTACGACAAGAATTAAGACTGGCGTGGGGTATCCTCAGCTCTCAGCCGTCATTGAATGTGCTGATGCCGCGCATGGATTGAAGGGCCATATTATTTCG GATGGTGGTTGCACATGTCCCGGGGATGTAGCCAAGGCTTTCGGCGCCGGCGCAGACTTCGTGATGGCCGGGGGCATGTTTGCGGGTCACGACCAGTGCGGCGGCGAGGTGGTCACGAAGCCGGACGGCAAGAAGGTCAAGCTGTTCTATGGCATGTCTTCTTCCACGGCCATGATGAAGCACTCCGGCAAAGTTGCGGATTATAGGTCTTCTGAAG GGAAAACAGTAGAAGTAGCCTACAAAGGTGACGTGGACGCTACAGTGAGGGACATCCTGGGCGGGCTCCGCTCGGCGTGCACCTACGTGGGCGCGGCGCGGCTGCGGGAGCTGCCTCGGCGGGCCACCTTCATCAGGTGCTGTCGACAAGCCAACGATGTGTTCTCGTAA
- the LOC117983945 gene encoding uncharacterized protein: MVTIRRTLLFLFLQFTTTQMYRHYKPLSEKIWSEPCKINSMVLNDCNWCRCNARQQYDCKARVCEEIDMFGHFKDAVQEIDVGMEGHGSWRSRPLACTPGVHYRRGALLCVCDEDGNWPNPVCRDLFQILHSVELTGQTRLSKNDYCSPTKLYLVGCNVCFCPSTSYLDPQMCTNKECQEDDPVIEANQTLLTNIPPNNDNDIKELMEIYAMCNPKFKYGFGCRNCDCLINNRLLCGNCSMTTDQYSISINGRSKYKPGGSIKSRKPTKSKKPKKSRKPKKSDNICRGKKSFKMFKVGCNLCHCDKTMKMFCTVKKCIDKTDELQSIFDLDNIEWSQADFDEVEEPPDDESCIPGTAYKRECNYCSCSMVVNGMKQFICTLKFCGEQGAIEKKEHRKVIEEQKNNCVPGTFHFEFCKFCYCVIKDKVKYRICKLDERCVKDSLVDIITLEGNIFEDVNTLNGFCEPMRRYKNACNVCRCLSDGKTVECTSKVCSLKSDEVSLNTLPILIKHGEDCRKGQSSYKLDCNLCFCLSNGNAICTTTDCSKQNKVIM; encoded by the exons atggTTACGATAAGAAGAAcattactttttctttttttacaatttactaCTACACAAATGTACAGACATTATAAAC cATTGTCTGAGAAGATATGGAGCGAGCCATGCAAGATAAATTCGATGGTATTGAATGATTGTAACTGGTGTCGATGCAACGCCAGGCAACAATATGACTGCAAAGCTAGAGTTTGCGAAGAAATCGATATGTTCGgacattttaaag ATGCTGTACAAGAAATAGACGTAGGCATGGAAGGGCATGGCTCATGGAGATCCAGACCACTAGCGTGCACTCCAGGAGTACACTACCGACGAGGAGCCTTATTGTGCGTCTGCGATGAAGATGGAAACTGGCCTAATCCAGTCTGTAGAGACCTCTTCCAAATCCTCCACTCTGTTGAATTGACAGGACAAACTCGACTTTCCAAAAATGACTATTGTTCTCCGACTAAATTGTACTTAGTCGGCTGCAACGTCTGTTTTTGTCCTTCAACCAGTTATTTAGACCCGCAAATGTGTACTAACAAAGAATGTCAAGAAGACGATCCAGTTATTGAAGCGAATCAAACACTTCTGACGAATATCCCTCCAAATAATGATAACGATATTAAAGAACTTATGGAAATTTACGCCATGTGTAATCCCAAATTTAAATACGGATTTGGTTGCAGAAATTGTGACTGTCTTATAAATAATAGGCTGCTTTGTGGAAATTGCTCAATGACAACAGATCAATATTCAATTTCTATAAACGGGCGTTCGAAATATAAACCTGGTGGATCCATTAAATCTCGCAAACCtacaaaatctaaaaaacctaaaaaatcTAGGAAACCCAAAAAATCTGACAATATCTGCCGTGGAAAAAAATCATTCAAAATGTTTAAAGTTGGCTGCAATCTGTGCCACTGCGACAAGACAATGAAAATGTTTTGCACCGTTAAAAAGTGTATCGATAAAACAGACGAACTCCAATCAATCTTCGATCTAGATAATATAGAATGGAGTCAAGCAGATTTCGACGAAGTAGAAGAACCACCAGATGATGAAAGCTGTATACCTGGGACAGCATATAAAAGAGAATGCAATTATTGTTCATGCAGCATGGTTGTGAACGGTATGAAACAGTTCATTTGCACTCTTAAATTTTGCGGTGAGCAGGGTGCTATTGAAAAAAAGGAACACAGGAAAGTAATTGAAGAACAAAAAAACAATTGCGTTCCAGGAACCTTCCATTTTGAATTCTGTAAGTTCTGTTACTGCGTCATCAAGGATAAAGTAAAATATCGAATATGCAAATTAGATGAAAGATGTGTTAAAGATAGTCTTGTCGATATAATAACACTGGAAGGTAATATTTTCGAAGACGTGAACACATTGAATGGCTTTTGCGAACCAATGCGTAGATATAAGAATGCTTGTAACGTTTGTCGATGTCTATCCGATGGGAAGACTGTGGAATGCACTTCTAAGGtttgttcattaaaatcggATGAGGTGTCACTCAATACATTGCCGATTCTTATAAAACATGGTGAGGATTGTCGTAAAGGGCAAAGCTCTTATAAGTTGGATTGTAACCTGTGTTTCTGCTTATCGAACGGCAATGCTATTTGCACAACTACTGACTGTTCTAAGCAAAATAAAGTTATaatgtaa
- the LOC117984018 gene encoding uncharacterized protein, producing the protein MDVYYFFVLLLSNKLIMITSELLHKEENLCDPNKSTQEECSLKFPKMKSNDENCEPNTFILVDCNVCRCGLDGKIDKTQCIKHKCNNDEMNTRRLNPTAVDRCKHTHWYQLSRCHLCYCVNEHTLICNDDNKQEKVQLGEYDLYDCGENLIKDLSKIIPPEDMPLRSVTKEVRSKTKKTFLKSKLLKLKSVDQTLTPKIIFLSPDKSLHPKSSEEIIEIKFMFNAKDKVSRGFMEDLFNNDEDISSLNINSKELNTDSSANSKPYRNLKTDTKSRGFIEDLVNYDEDTDITSLNINSIELNADSSTDLKAVGNSLLESDTTSEVYDDNVNNYATKSNIDLSNALDTLLSLAVRKSMVSIGSGNNCEPGSTVKKGCNSCFCLANGKLLCTIKICE; encoded by the exons ATGGACGTCtattacttttttgttttacttttatcaAACAAGCTGATTATGATAACATCTG AATTGCTACATAAGGAAGAAAATTTATGTGATCCTAACAAATCCACTCAAGAAGAATGTAGTTTAAAGTTTCCAAAAATGAAATCCAATGATGAAAACTGTGAACCAAACACGTTTATATTGGTCGATTGTAATGTATGCCGTTGTGGCTTAGATGGGAAAATAGATAAAACACAATGCATAAAACATAAATGCAATAATGATGAAATGAACACTCGAAGATTAAACCCGACGGCTGTTGATAGATGTAAACATACGCACTGGTACCAATTATCTAGATGCCATTTATGCTATTGTGTGAATGAACATACACTAATCTGCAATGATGATAATAAACAAGAAAAAGTGCAATTAGGAGAATATGATTTGTATGACTGTGGAGAAAACCTGATAAAAGATTTATCGAAAATAATACCTCCTGAAGATATGCCCTTGAGATCAGTCACAAAGGAAGTACGtagcaaaacaaaaaaaacctttctaaaatcaaaattattaaaGTTGAAGTCAGTTGATCAAACGCTAACCCCAAAGATTATCTTTCTCTCACCAGATAAATCTTTGCACCCTAAATCTAGTGAAgaaataatagaaattaaatTCATGTTTAACGCTAAAGACAAAGTATCGAGAGGATTCATGGAAGATCTTTTCAATAATGATGAAGATATAAGctctttaaatataaatagtaaagaACTTAACACAGATTCAAGTGCAAATTCAAAACCCTATCGAAATTTAAAAACGGATACGAAAAGCAGAGGATTCATAGAAGATCTTGTCAATTATGACGAAGATACTGATATAActtctttaaatataaatagcaTAGAACTTAACGCTGATTCAAGTACAGATTTAAAAGCTGTCGGAAATTCATTGCTCGAGTCGGATACTACTTCAGAAGTGTATGATGATAATGTGAATAATTATGCGACCAAGTCCAATATAGATTTATCGAATGCTCTAGATACTCTATTGAGTCTCGCTGTTAGAAAATCGATGGTTTCCATTGGCTCTGGAAACAATTGTGAGCCAGGTAGTACTGTGAAGAAAGGGTGTAATTCTTGCTTTTGTTTAGCAAACGGTAAATTATTATGTACGATAAAGATttgtgaataa
- the LOC117983946 gene encoding uncharacterized protein, with protein MFLGVTFLVLLIRQPYEIHSMRACVPNNYFALNDQLCLCDPYGRLNEANCKTIARRQPCLPGQVIWQGCNQCICQDNGQLKCTSAFCSNRVTNPGIGYDGLAAYGPRCTPFGSYYVNCSLCFCPASGQASDAQCAVDASCSLDKTSDMMTITKRNQCIPNVTYLFPCIQCLCSEYGYFVLDKCLEKCQSQTKHHRRCIPGSLYRRDCDICRCPDNSIPDEKLCFKSGCNVNTKQRYLHSLRSSTNHCNPRTFTKPKCIYCDCSSEGTVNERSCLELDCSKVSDFKFYTEIEICSPGELVPICMECFCLNDGLTNETYCTRVCTYQSKLNILEKVLNDSKVDTTLIDKSKIKTVELNQACEPSTLYIDSGKYCLCSDNGNSNFKFCTNVIEDLKFNLESNKLLKFDATTSCEPSTLVDFDCNTCYCSKEGKIDPKWCTYDDCEAKRIVMESHKNLPHSDPIEDPSGVCTPGCISKDKCNFCICPNSGILKEHSCTKNECFDNVEVTNEKFVCEPLAYYEVDCNICFCPRDGLKNVALCTKNHCEKSFLRSEACISGNLFSEECDVCVCPPNGNKAERVCTNNTCSLPRWSTFKLTDSVLANEVHDDATRNLELCYPGEEFSMGCNICVCTDLGLKVYASCEPLLCNDNGNTDRMKFSDVILDRMDKMTIIQKENPKQQKKV; from the exons atgttccttGGTGTAACATTCTTAGTTTTGTTAATACGTCAGCCATATGAAATTCATTCGATGC GTGCGTGCGTGCCAAACAATTACTTTGCACTGAATGATCAACTCTGCTTATGCGATCCCTATGGCAGATTGAATGAAGCTAATTGCAAAACTATTGCTCGGCGGCAGCCCTGTCTGCCTGGCCAAGTTATTTGGCAAGGCTGCAACCAATGCATTTGCCAAGACAACGGTCAACTTAAATGTACCAGCGCCTTTTGCTCTAATCGGGTTACTAATCCTGGGATTGGCTATGACGGTCTCGCAGCATATGGTCCAAGGTGCACACCATTTGGGTCTTATTACGTAAACTGTAGCCTCTGCTTTTGCCCAGCGTCGGGACAAGCTTCTGACGCCCAGTGTGCTGTTGACGCATCCTGTTCTTTAGATAAGACGAGTGATATGATGACTATAACGAAAAGAAACCAATGTATCCCTAACGTTACGTACCTCTTCCCTTGCATCCAATGTCTCTGTTCTGAATATGGTTACTTCGTTCTTGATAAATGCTTGGAGAAATGTCAATCTCAAACCAAGCACCATCGTAGATGCATTCCAGGGTCGTTATACAGACGAGATTGTGATATATGTCGATGCCCAGACAATAGTATACCTGATGAAAAACTATGCTTTAAGTCCGGTTGTAATGTGAACACGAAGCAAAGGTATTTACATTCACTAAGGAGTTCCACAAATCATTGCAATCCTCgaacttttacaaaacctaaatgtATTTATTGTGACTGTAGTTCAGAGGGCACTGTAAACGAACGTTCTTGTCTAGAACTTGATTGCTCCAAGGTATccgattttaaattttacactGAAATAGAGATTTGCAGTCCCGGGGAACTCGTGCCCATTTGTATGGAATGCTTTTGTCTAAACGATGGACTTACAAATGAAACATATTGTACTAGAGTTTGTACATatcaaagtaaattaaatattcttGAAAAAGTATTAAATGATAGCAAAGTCGATACAACTTTAAttgataaaagtaaaattaaaacagTTGAACTGAATCAAGCCTGTGAACCGAGCACTCTCTATATCGACAGTGGTAAATACTGCTTATGCTCAGATAACGGTAATTCTAACTTCAAATTTTGTACGAATGTTATTGAAgacttaaaatttaatttggaaagtaataaattattaaagtttGATGCAACTACAAGCTGTGAACCGAGTACATTAGTTGATTTTGACTGCAATACATGTTACTGTTCCAAAGAGGGGAAGATAGATCCAAAATGGTGTACGTATGATGACTGTGAAGCGAAAAGAATAGTAATGGAATCACATAAGAATCTTCCACATTCTGATCCAATAGAAGATCCGAGTGGAGTTTGTACGCCTGGCTGTATATCTAAAGATAAATGCAACTTCTGTATATGCCCAAACAGTGGGATTCTAAAAGAACACTCCTGCACTAAAAATGAATGCTTCGACAACGTGGAAGTAACAAATGAAAAATTCGTCTGTGAACCTCTCGCTTATTATGAAGTCGACTGTAACATTTGCTTCTGTCCGCGCGATGGTCTCAAAAATGTTGCTCTATGTACAAAAAATCATTGCGAGAAGAGTTTTTTGAGGTCCGAAGCGTGTATTTCTGGTAATTTGTTCAGCGAAGAGTGTGATGTTTGCGTGTGTCCACCAAATGGCAATAAGGCGGAAAGAGTATGCACTAATAACACTTGTAGCTTGCCTAGATGGAGTACTTTTAAACTCACAGACAGTGTCTTAGCAAACGAAGTCCACGACGATGCAACCAGAAATTTGGAGTTGTGCTATCCGGGTGAAGAATTTTCAATGGGCTGCAATATATGCGTTTGTacggatttaggtttaaaagtATACGCGTCTTGCGAACCTTTGTTATGTAATGATAATGGCAACACAGATAGAATGAAATTTTCAGATGTTATTTTGGATAGAATggataaaatg ACAATAATACAGAAGGAAAAtccaaaacaacaaaagaaagtATAA
- the LOC117984016 gene encoding uncharacterized protein — MKVKFIGFFVFLSLCIVKSLLMKPREFCVPTQVVKGPCHKCICNADGVFVCDATPCPKTVVNPRKSSKDECQRHVTYRFEELYCTCNYEGKWMSLNCREAFQYLRSEKTAVKRNSRSNNTITSTNYQIDHDELPEIEDGQSCIQGKVYKMSCNTCQCGPKNSLLCTKMACFENAVFKEIIQAKKDEHNNEKKKIEVVRKDILRKGLHGSEQKKLPNKSYPQLPKGKCEPGMTYRNGCKKCFCNEKKVAKCTRTCSSGFPSLFNDKEISEMVTRSVLELPELPHMGAKCDPGRTYYVVCNICFCSHKQDLYCSAKYCVSVPTYADVLSKELTGRPCKKDFRLLCSDCKCVNLKNQCKSIPNCGKNLTGKQLLSSAVGVKVKLSLDITKEKCIPNVAYKLHCNDCYCQSDGSLRCTQKICLTYSQTKDLQEKQTYLE, encoded by the exons ATGAAGGTGAAATTTATTggattttttgtttttctttcacTGTGCATTGTAAAATCTCTATTAA TGAAACCGCGGGAGTTTTGCGTGCCAACCCAAGTAGTCAAGGGACCATGTCACAAGTGCATCTGCAACGCTGATGGTGTTTTCGTTTGCGATGCCACGCCGTGCCCGAAGACTGTAG TAAACCCCAGGAAATCCAGCAAGGATGAATGTCAACGTCACGTCACATATAGATTCGAAGAGCTGTATTGCACCTGCAATTATGAGGGAAAGTGGATGTCGCTTAACTGCAGGGAGGCATTCCAATATCTCCGATCAGAGAAAACTGCTGTCAAGCGGAATTCAAGATCTAACAACACCATCACTT CAACCAATTATcaaattgatcatgatgaattacCAGAAATAGAAGATGGTCAAAGTTGTATTCAAGGAAAGGTGTATAAAATGTCATGTAACACATGCCAATGTGGGCCGAAAAATTCGCTTCTCTGCACAAAAATGGCTTGTTTCGAGAACGCCGTGTTTAAAGAAATAATACAAGCGAAGAAAGATGAACATAATAACGAAAAGAAAAAGATAGAAGTAGTTAGAAAAGATATTCTTCGAAAAGGATTACATGGCAGTGAGCAGAAAAAGCTTCCAAACAAAAGCTACCCTCAATTACCGAAAGGAAAATGCGAACCTGGTATGACATATAGAAATGGATGTAAGAAATGCTTTTGCAATGAGAAGAAGGTGGCCAAATGTACACGCACTTGTAGCAGTGGGTTTCCCA gCCTATTCAATGATAAAGAAATCTCCGAAATGGTGACGCGATCAGTCCTCGAGCTACCAGAGCTACCCCACATGGGAGCCAAGTGTGACCCCGGCAGGACTTACTATGTGGTCTGCAATATCTGCTTCTGCTCTCATAAACAAGATCTATACTGTTCGGCGAAGTACTGTGTCAGCGTTCCTACTTATGCTGATGTACTTTCGAAGGAGCTTACAG GGCGTCCGTGTAAAAAGGACTTCAGGTTATTGTGTAGCGACTGCAAGTGCGTGAATCTTAAGAACCAGTGTAAATCAATACCCAACTGTGGTAAGAACTTGACTGGGAAGCAACTGCTGTCGTCGGCGGTCGGTGTGAAGGTGAAACTGTCGCTTGATATCACAAAGGAGAAGTGTATACCAAATGTCGCTTACAA GTTACATTGCAACGATTGCTACTGCCAGTCTGACGGCAGTTTGAGGTGTACTCAGAAGATCTGCCTCACCTATTCACAGACCAAGGACTTGCAAGAGAAGCAAACTTATTTAGAGTGA